The Monodelphis domestica isolate mMonDom1 chromosome 5, mMonDom1.pri, whole genome shotgun sequence DNA segment ACAATAATGATCTTTAAGGGTTATGACGATTTAAAATTTTGTCCACTGGTTCATTCACATATCGTTGCATATTAGTAGATATAGGACTGCTTTTTAGTCTGGTTCCTTCTTCCAACTAATGTCCATCAGTTAAAATTATCAATGTAGACCTCCCAAAGTGTCAAATTAAGACATTATCCTGCGAGGACTAACATTTCTGCTTGGTAATTTAAATTTGCAACAAAAGAACCTGAAATGGGCTTATATCAGGTGGTATAAAGGATTGTTTTCAGTGAAGGTGCACCACGATACcactaagaaaaggaaagatgctTTCAATTTAAATGGACACGGTTACACAAGTATAAGAGGACGCTAACTTCTGAAAATACTAGGTTTTATTCACACCCCAGTGGTAAACAATAACCTTAATAGGATGACTAAGTTTCTTTGTAGATCACTATGTcacattaaaatacaaaaatccaTAAACAAGCAGACAGTTACGAACATTAGATGTGGTCTTACTGGAAATTCTTAACCGTATACTAGTCTCTTCTCAAATCAATTTTCAAAATGTCTCCTAGTTAGTACAAGTCACTGCATTTCTCTAACAAAGTAATGAAGGCACAGCTAGTGCAAGCAGACTTAAACCCATTCAACTACTGGGCTGAAAAAATACTTTGGTTGGTTCTTCagaaggatttcttttttctaaaccaATATTGGTCTCAAATAACAGTTTGGATAATTTTTGCAGCTGCAGTCTCTAATAGCTACATGACAAAAGACTTCACAAGAACCAAACTATGTAGCAATGGACATGCGTTAGGGGATTTACTGCATTCTACATATCCGGCAGAAATTATACTATTAAAATGCTAGGTAGAATGAACCTATAATTTGAACTGGTTCTTAAacgttcattttttctttttttccttttttaacaaaAATTGTTTACTTGATTCtaccaagaaaatacaaaacataaGGCTGTAAGTAACTACTAGTTGTGTTTAGGCTGGGACAGTGCAGTAATCCTCAAGGCCACAGCACACACTGCTCTCACTGCTGCTTGCACTCGGCTGGGTTTGGATCTTTCtgttgaaaggaagaaagaaaacactaGTCACGGCCACTTTTCTGCAGAATTCTGTGTAGCTATCAAACACTGCTTTTCCCAAAAATAATTCCTACAATTTTTGATTGGGGGAGAGGGGTATAATAACTCCCAAGACAGTTAAGGCCATTAAATCACTCAGTCATAATTCATGATAAAAACAGATACACAATGGAGGATGGAGAGTCCCATTTCAAGGTGATGGTAATTATGTATCACAGCAGGTTCCCCATTAGTCAAGGCATAATCCTTTTTAGAAACCTCAGGTATCAATTTGCTCACTGGACTTGATCTAATATTTAAATGACTTATTGAGAATAGTAGAGGGATAAAAGGAAAGTTTTTTACTTTGCCACAAGGGAACAGTTTAAGCAatagattaaaaacaagaaactTAACCTACAAAGGATCACTCATTAACAATAAgaccttaaaaacatttttgcatataaatattaaatttagatCATAAGcataaataaaaaccaaattttATCTGCAAACAGCATTTTTCATACAGAATTATTCACAGAAAGTTCAATAACTTTCTTCTAGAAATCAGTACCATAAATGtctacttttaaaaaacccaGTTCACAGGAAAACTCAGCCTTTATaacagaaaagaatttaaaatgaaacaaaaacatcCAATCGCATGATTATTGAGAcaggcacaaaaaaaaaattcctctcaCCTTCGGATCATATTCTggatcattttcctcatcagcttcttcttccccttcctataTTAAAGTTCAAAATGCATCCATGAAGTAGGTACAGTAGAAGAAATTTCATAATGTAGGCAGGTTAATCTAAATTATAGTATAGGTCAACAAGTTTTCATCATTACAAGACTTTGATGAAAAATGCAATTAATCTGAAAGCTTCTAATATGAAAATTTCCCAACACAACTCGAGACACATCCAGTCTGCTTTTATTGAAAAGATTTACTGCAGCCAACGTTGAAAAAATTTACTGCAGCTTTTGACTTCTTCAAAGAGCTGATAACCCTGCAGcagaacaaaatttttaaataaaacattgttGCTGATAGTTTTGTAGCTTAtctactatatacatatacacaagtaTACTTTTACCTGTAGAATTATATATTTGGattaaaatatattccttttttgttaaaaGTAAATGTTATACCAAAAACCTTAATGCTATTTTGATATATATTCAGACAAAGCAAATCATGAATCAAACAATTTAGCTATCTGGTCTTGTAAATATTACCTCATCATCAGCCTCTTCACCTTCTTCAtcatactagaaaaaaaaaaattgtttatttgaATATGGTGGCGTTAAAAGCTCCCAGAACCAAAGCATTTGAAGGAATCCTACAGGCCACCTAGTTCAAAATCTCACCTAAGTAAAGCTATCCTCTTATCACATACTAGCAATGCTAGTTCTACACAAAAAGGAAGACTATTCCCCAAAGCCATTCACCGGATAGAGGTAGAATTGGTTGAGTcatcaaaaaaaaatgatgggCCCCTAggtagaggtcatctagtccaaccttcttcATAAGGAAACTAgctcagaaaaaaggaaaacccaAGTAAAAGTTGCTAGTAAGTCAACTAACTTTAGAACCATTCAGTTTTCAATAGAGGACTGCAAGATAATCATTTTTctgataattattaattattcagTGGATGAAAGTTGTTCCCTATCTATTTTTCTTgtcaatgttttaaaaaagaaaggtgtATAAATCAATTCTAGgaaaacagctaggtggcttggtggattgaaagccagtaaCTTGAGGGGGGTAggagggtggggatggggggtggggggggtcttaggttcaaatctagctcaaGATAGAACTTTGTGATTCTAGACAAGTCGCTTCTAACCCttaattgtctagcctttacaactcttctgccttagaaccaatgtggAGAGATTTAAACAAAAAATGATTACATTTTTGGAAAATTCTAATTCTCCTGAGTGTTGTCTTTGATGTTGATGATGGGCATCTACAGGACCCAAAAAAGATCAATCATCTTTGTCCATCCTATTGCCCTAAAGAATGGTCACAATTCAAGCTACAATTCACAAGAGGTAAGGAAATTTCACAAACAGAATAGGTAATTTACTGTTATCTCAGTTACTGGATGCACTGGATCTCAGAAAGATCTTGGCCTCCAAAATAAGAATTTTACTGGTCAACATTCATCTTCACTTACATCATCATCGTCATCTTCAATAGCTTCCCCTGTGAAGTATAATACTGATCTTGGGACGATACGCTCACGTAAAAAGTGACCAATCTCGAAATCTGCAGCAAGGATAGCCTCTGCATCATCATCCTATATTAGCAGACAACACTTcataagtaaaaaacaaaaaaacatacgAGTAACTTCATTATTAAGCAATCTGCACATACAGGTGGGATGTCAGCTACACCAAGTGTACATGGCTAACtttgttaacattttcttcaaagagCTGGGATAGCACAATTTAAGACTTAGATATACCTTTTCCCAAATTATTCTCAAGCCAAACCACATACAACTCAAAAATAAtggcaaatttttttaaatggtgaattaaataacatttttaatttaatcatctGAATCAATGCTTTGAGCcaataaaaaagggagaaaggctGATGCTTCAACTAAcaacaaaaactatttttaaagaagTCACAAAAAAATAATGTGCTCACACTTTATAAAGGTCAAATAGATACTTCACTTTGTTCTTCAGAGACTTCTTACAATTAAGACAAAGAACGAGGGCAAAATCTCAAGATAACTTTTCCTAAGTGCATGGTTATgagacaaacaacaaaaacatgatCTTGGCATACAGTTACTTATGGGGGATGGGTGAAAGGAGGAGACAAGAAGTTAAAATTAGCATAGCAGTTGAGAAAGACAAGTAAAAAGGGGGCAGAAGATAATATCAATAAGTAAGCTGCCTAACCAAGTATATCTAGCTCCAATTTAAAAACCCAAAGAATGGCAGAATGGTAAAAGAAAGCATCATTTAATGATCCCACTGTTTCATCAACCATTCAATTCAAATCATGAATTCTCTTTTTAAGGACTATATCTTAAGGTTTAAGAATATGAAAGTAATAGACctgcaaaaaattatttttttatctgcTAGGGCATTAAGTTCTATTAAACCAAGAAGCTAAAGGACTATCACATCACTTAATATAAAGATTTTAAGATGATTATATAAAGTGCCTGAAAAGGAAAATCCAAGGCAGATACAGCTAAGTGGTATGcatatggttttaaaaataattaagttcAAATAATGAAGTGAAAAAACTTATAGAAGTGGAGTTAATAGCAAAAACAATTTCTGAAATGTACAGATCACAGGCCTACAATCAAATTGATAAAAGATTTTCATATAGTCCTCCCTCTTAGTTACTAAACAAAAACATTCCAAATATAAATAAGTTTAATAATGCTAAAGCAAGGGGAAGATTTTATAAAGGAATGAAACTGTGATGGATAGTACACTTATAACAGGACTTTCCACAAAATGGGAATTTCTTTAAAATGGTCAagtgaataaaaagaaagcattttgaaagGATGGATACTGCAATGACTGCAAATTATTTTAGGGCTGTATTCCACCTAAAAATATCAAAAGATGATGACTATCAAAAACGGCAGTTTCATCAATGAAAATTAACTTTTTGAAATCTTTTCACCAAACCCATCCACCTCATATTAAAATATTGCTACATCCAACCTCTATCTGTCTAAGTCTACTCAAAGCTCCTGAGAATCTCTCAGGATTCAGCAGGGGTCACCACAGCATCTGAGAACTACTCCAAACTTCAAAACTAAGATTGGCCCAGACACATAAGTACTTGGAGAACCAAACATTCAATCACCTTCCCATTCAGAACATAATTTCCACTGAAATGAAGCCCAATCATTAAAAGGAAATGTTATTCTGTCCAGGGTGAACATAACCCTTGCAATATAGCATAAAAGCATTCTAGTTTCTGAACAAACTATTTCAGAAAACAAGAGTTTCTCCATAGAAATAAATGGTACCAGAAAGTATAAAAGTTTGGGAAACAAAACTGGAACAAACATCCTTTGGAAACTTTTCAATCTCTACAGTTTTACATTACTCAAAGAAAACAATTCAACTCACCAGGTCTCCACTCTCGGGAACTACAGGTAAAtggcaaagagatggaaagaaagaaaaaaaaagtaagactATATAGACTATAATAACACAAGCATCCACCCAATCCCAAATTAAAGCACTGTTTACCttcaggaggagaaaagaaattgaaaaaagaatCATTGGAAACTGTTTTGGTCACAGTTCGAACAGTCCCACGTCCCTtgtgtttctgtttcttcttaatagttttcaaagtaacatttttccctttcttccagtCTACCTGACACCTttgagaaataaggaagttttCATCACAATTATAAtactaaattctttttctaatcttttaaaaaacataaactaCAAAGCAAATATGATTATGGCTTTTATGAGAACAACTTGACATTGGCAATTAGCTTAAATCCATATCAGAATAATAAAAACGTTTCTTCTATGAGtacttttttagaaaaaaatccttcccatctgtcttagaatcaatattgtaattGTACTTAAAGCAGGAATAATAAAGGTTAGGCcaactgggggttaagtgacttgcccagggtcacacagttggaaatatgtaaggacaaatttgaatctaggacctcccatctccagggctggctttctagtcactgagtcacctagaatCCCTTAGCAAGCATTTTTacaaaacaatttctttttaatttgactAATTCGTTTAACTGTAATTCACCTAACAACTAGGAAGGAATTGTACTGTTAGGTGGAATACAAATCAGCCAACCAACAggaacttattaagcacctacctaCCATGTCCTAGATAccaggaatataaagacaaaataaatcaaatcaaaattgctTTCCTCGAGCTTACATATTCTACTGGGGAAAAACATGTATACAGAGGTATATACAAAATAGTTTGGGGAAAGGAgtaaagagatcaaaaaagacCATGTAGAAAAGTCTGGGCAAAGCATATAGACTATTATTTAAGGAGACTGATTATACTATTATTAAGATGCTGACAGGACAAGAAATCACAAATATAAGCCCACTTCTGAAATACTAGTATTCAATTATGGTAAAAgatatttctttataaatacaagtaaaacaaaaacatttaatcatatttttctatgtttacattatttcattttctttcccctcttttctgccttcccccccttcccagatccaataagcacttccactaggttatacagaatttatcacttatacctattttaaatgttttgaagCATCAAAATAATCTCACCCTGTGCAACTCATAATTTCTGGTCCATCAAAGGAAAAGGGATCAGAATCATCTGGCTCTGACCGCATACGATATGTCTTCATCAACACCTCATTTGTGAAATATTCGTTGGGTTCAAAGTGAAATTCTAAtgtaaaactctaaaaataattATTGCAAAGATTAAGATGTTAATGTTTTGTTTCCATCCCATTAAATGAAAGCCTTTTGGacttttaaatcaattttatttttatttcacttgaAATTTCAAAAATGGCCAAATACTAAGAAATTCAGGTTCTATACTAGTCTTACTCAATTTTCACAAGAACTTAATTTTCATACATCCTAACTCTTACTTACAAAGAGTATACTTGTGTACACTCCCCACCCGCCAATATCCCATCTAGCAAACTCCAAATTAAGATTATagtattattcttaaattatttacCATAGGCTGTCCAGCATCTGAGAACTTCACTTTAATATCTTTCAAATGCTTCAGAATAGGTTCATCATGTTCCTTCAAGTAAAAGGAAAAGGTAGTTTTCAAAGTGGAGTTgaataaagaaaatttatataAGAATTGtttttcccaaagaaataattaaaattgatCACCACAATAAttaatcttattattttattatcttcttAATGCTTAGCCAGTCGATCATATGTAGGTGCTTTACTCAGACCAAGAGATGGTTGTTAAAGAAGGCCATAAAGTGGACAGATAAGTTTTGAAAACTCTTTCTACCCTTGACAAAGCAGAAAGTATGGGTACAATCCATTCATCCCCAACAATGGCTCAGATGTCATGATATTCAGGAGGCAAGTAGCTGTCACTAAGAATACTgagttatacaaaaataaaatctaacacAACTGGTCTTATGGCACTAACCTAtgactttttttaaagccttaaatCAACACCAaaccaatttttatttaatttagtcaAACACAAAACATTAATTAATATCTCTTTCAATGTGTCAAATAAATGGTGATATGTTAGGCAGATGCTAAACTACTTACTGTAATTTTATCTAAACCTCCCGGGCATTTGTACTATGAATTTAAGTTACCTGAACCATATCACTGAGCaagtcaacatttttaaaaacagtcaGCCAAAATTCAGGAATTCCTTTAgggtcttctttttcttcatcttttttctcctcttcaagCTTGgccttctctttcatttcctccttGAAAAAATACAAGTGTTACTTACTAAGCTTAATTACTCTGTCTGGCTTGGCTCACTTTTACTTTCCTCccaatcaaaaaataaaacaagtgagGCAAAATAGTTTTGGAGTACATTTTTGTCTCATTATTAAATGTGACATCACTTGTTGTAAACCTCTAAATTCACAATTTTGGTTAAAGTATGTTTAAACATGCTATCACCTTAATGATTAAAAGTTGTATAATTCTAACAAAAAGTACTCACTGAaatttcttcatcatcatcaggTTTCCACTCACATTCTTCCTCTGTAGGTTCATAAATTGCATTGATGATTTCACTTCTCTGAAATGATTAAACCATTTCGCCTTTAAATTTAGTTTCCaaactttccttccattttagaatcatcaatgtatattggttccaaggcagtggaGCAGTAATGACTATAGGCAATGaatgttaagtgacctgcccagagccATGCAAATAGGAAGGATGAtcccatccccaggcctgactctcaatccacataAGTCACCTACCAGCCCtctataattttctattcctaatGGAATTACTTCATTTGTAAGAGTCACTGCCACACACAGTCTTTTTTCTCCAGCAGCAACCCCATAAAATTTGGGATTCTTTTCCCCTTTGGGCTCACTAAAAGACCAAGATACACTGGACTCTTATCCTTTTATCAATGGTATCACCAGGCACACCATAATAACCACTTTGACATTAGGTCAAGAAACTAAAACATTTAATTCTGTTAACTGTAACTAAAAGCACAAATTTCCTCTTCTTAATATTGTACATATTGGATAAGACATGACAGGATACATTACCTTATCAAAAAGTGGCTGGTAAAGAACAGCGTACTTTCTTTCAAGAGCATGAACTTCCTCATAGAACTTGGCTTCTATCTGTGCACATTTCACCTGAAGGTTTTTGAGGGCATTCACCCGTCGCTTAACTACTTTTGGCAAGCTAAAATGTTTAAAGAGAACCCACTGTTATTCCACTgttcatttaattccttttcttatttataacCAAATGAAACAAATTATGTCAGTTCAGCAGTCAATGTACCCAAAATACTAAAAGATTCAACTGCTACCCCAGAAAAAAGGACTCTTACTCATTCATAAGGCtccactaaaaaaaaatcaagatgagGTAGATGTTTTGGAACTGATTTAGCCAACAACAGAATGCTAGGCAATTCATATAgaactgtgatttttttaaatgaatttttagacCAGTTAAACAcagttaagaaaatattaatattcaaTTATCAATGAATCGGTAATGATTAGAGAACAGGATTACCACTAAGAACCAACTAAGTCAAAAAATGTTTGATTATAAATGTcctaaaatgttattttcctttcaaaAGTGAATAGATATTTGCCTTACAAAATAATTACATTTCATAGATAAAATTGGGTTTTCCCCTGGGTATATAACTTTAGAGACATTTGGCCAATCATACAAGGAGAAAGGCTTTCAATTTAGCAAAATAACTTATAAGTAACTTACTCATTATCTGTTAAGATATATCAGAACCATTCCTTTTCTGGCTCTTCTTTCCATCATCATCTTAAGAGAATAGTTTCCCCTTACATTTCGCATATACTTTTTGTCATGGACAGAGGAAAGCCAAAATCTCCCTCAAGTTTCCAAACAAATTCATTAACAAATGAGAGCCATATAgcaggcaaaacaaaacaaaaacatcccTAGACCAAAGTCAAGTGACTACAATTTCAGCTCTACTGTAAAACTAGCTTGCTTTCTtttggtgagtcacttaacctctttggcctcagtctgtaaaaatgagaaactAGATCACCTCAAGCCCTTTTCTGTCCCCATAATTTCTTGATCTCAGGCTGTAATCCTACTTTCTAAGACCCACTAAACTTCAAAGGATTGTTGACATTCAAGTTACTTAAATTGACAGCATTAAAAATCTGTCCTTAATCTAGATGCTAATTAAATTCAGTCTTTTTAAGATCATCCAGATATGGTACTCTTTAAAAAAGGCTTAACTGTACTATACCTATAGCATAATAAGCATCAATTATAGAGCATATACCTCTCAATGTATCCAGTAGATGTTCCCACTAAACCATCCAATCTTTCCTGAAGAGCTGCAAGAATTTGAGGATTCTGCATCATCTGAACAGTCAATTGACGAGCTAAATAGCGcaagaagtaatttttaaaaaattattataactgATCCATAGATTAATACAATTGCAAAGTTTCCCAGAAATCTAGAGTATAAGAAATCCAAGCTTAGTAAAATGAGCATTAGATTAATGAAAAACACAATGGGAAAGTCATCCTGAATTCTGCCAATATACTCATACCAGTTTTGAAGACCAAATTATTCAATGCCAATTTAATGCTTGAATTTTATTGATAATTGCCAACATGAATTTAGAAATTATATCAGCAAATTGGCATTGTCAGAATACATTCTTACCTTTTATGTAGAAGAAATCAAGACAGTATCTGGCTAAAAGCTGAacttgtcaatttttaaaaactcatcttTATAGAATATTTGGCTTCCaagaggtgagggaggaaggggaaccATCTGAATCCACAACCTTAGCCAGGATGCTAAACTCAGAATAAGTAATCATCTCTTCCTTTAGTTCTTCCACTAACCCAGCCAGTCCCTCACTATGAAGTCACAGAATAGATACTACCTTGCTTTGGTAGGAGTTTCTCTCTCTATACCATGAAAATTATAGGTacaattcaaaaag contains these protein-coding regions:
- the NAP1L1 gene encoding nucleosome assembly protein 1-like 1 isoform X2, coding for MADIDNKETELDQQDMEDVEEVEEEETGEDANSKARQLTVQMMQNPQILAALQERLDGLVGTSTGYIESLPKVVKRRVNALKNLQVKCAQIEAKFYEEVHALERKYAVLYQPLFDKRSEIINAIYEPTEEECEWKPDDDEEISEMKEKAKLEEEKKDEEKEDPKGIPEFWLTVFKNVDLLSDMVQEHDEPILKHLKDIKVKFSDAGQPMSFTLEFHFEPNEYFTNEVLMKTYRMRSEPDDSDPFSFDGPEIMSCTGCQVDWKKGKNVTLKTIKKKQKHKGRGTVRTVTKTVSNDSFFNFFSPPEVPESGDLDDDAEAILAADFEIGHFLRERIVPRSVLYFTGEAIEDDDDDYDEEGEEADDEEGEEEADEENDPEYDPKKDPNPAECKQQ
- the NAP1L1 gene encoding nucleosome assembly protein 1-like 1 isoform X1, which codes for MADIDNKETELDQQDMEDVEEVEEEETGEDANSKARQLTVQMMQNPQILAALQERLDGLVGTSTGYIESLPKVVKRRVNALKNLQVKCAQIEAKFYEEVHALERKYAVLYQPLFDKRSEIINAIYEPTEEECEWKPDDDEEISEEMKEKAKLEEEKKDEEKEDPKGIPEFWLTVFKNVDLLSDMVQEHDEPILKHLKDIKVKFSDAGQPMSFTLEFHFEPNEYFTNEVLMKTYRMRSEPDDSDPFSFDGPEIMSCTGCQVDWKKGKNVTLKTIKKKQKHKGRGTVRTVTKTVSNDSFFNFFSPPEVPESGDLDDDAEAILAADFEIGHFLRERIVPRSVLYFTGEAIEDDDDDYDEEGEEADDEEGEEEADEENDPEYDPKKDPNPAECKQQ